From the Hevea brasiliensis isolate MT/VB/25A 57/8 chromosome 15, ASM3005281v1, whole genome shotgun sequence genome, one window contains:
- the LOC110671275 gene encoding serine/threonine-protein kinase STY13-like has translation MEMKERSRSLGRANKIAFKGLDVKFGRLNMQKEKGDEANNDKGCVKEEWEIDPHKLTIKNFIARGSFASVHRGDYDGRDVAVKVFDWGEDQKTKAQISSLRIAFRQEVSVWHNLTHPNVSQFIGAVLGTSEIKFQNHSGQIGMPVNLCCLVTDYQPGGTLKSYLVKNRKRKLPFEKFMQLSLDLARGLCYLHSKNIVHRDVKTENLLLDKNQALKITDFGVARLEALNPNEMTGYTGSLGYMAPEVFDNKPYNRKCDVYSFGICLWEMYCCDMLYPNLSFYELTSAVVYRNLRPEIPKCCPSSLEKLMKRCWDADPNKRPEMEEVVSTLEAINTSKGRGMTPLNRTRGCFCWRL, from the exons ATGGAGATGAAGGAAAGGAGCAGAAGTTTAGGTAGGGCAAACAAAATTGCTTTTAAGGGCTTGGATGTCAAATTCGGACGACTCAACATGCAGAAGGAGAAAGGTGACGAGGCAAACAATGATAAAGGTTGCGTCAAAGAAGAATGGGAAATTGATCCTCACAAACTAACTATTAAGAATTTTATAGCTCGGGGGAGTTTTGCCTCTGTTCACCGAGGGGATTATGATGGCCGAGATGTTGCAG TTAAAGTGTTTGACTGGGGTGAAGATCAAAAGACGAAAGCTCAAATTTCTTCACTTAGGATAGCATTTCGGCAAGAGGTTTCTGTTTGGCATAACCTGACTCATCCCAATGTTTCACAG TTCATAGGTGCTGTACTGGGTACATCAGAAATAAAATTCCAAAACCACAGTGGTCAAATTGGCATGCCGGTCAATTTGTGCTGTCTCGTCACTGATTATCAACCTGGGGGTACTCTGAAATCCTACCTTGTAAAGAACCGGAAAAGAAAGCTGCCTTTCGAGAAATTCATGCAACTATCTTTAGATCTTGCAAGAGG GTTGTGCTACCTTCATTCCAAGAATATTGTGCACAGAGATGTGAAGACAGAAAATTTGCTTCTTGACAAGAATCAAGCACTGAAGATAACTGATTTCGGAGTTGCTAGACTTGAAGCTTTGAATCCTAATGAAATGACAGGTTATACTGGCTCACTTGGTTACATGGCACCGGAG GTCTTCGACAATAAACCATACAACAGGAAATGCGACGTCTACAGCTTCGGAATTTGCTTATGGGAGATGTATTGTTGTGACATGCTGTATCCAAATCTAAGCTTCTATGAACTAACTTCTGCAGTGGTTTATCGA AATCTGAGGCCAGAGATTCCCAAATGTTGTCCAAGCTCTCTAGAAAAATTGATGAAAAGATGTTGGGATGCAGACCCTAACAAGAGACCAGAGATGGAGGAGGTAGTGTCAACGTTGGAGGCCATAAACACATCCAAGGGGAGAGGCATGACCCCTCTTAACCGGACTCGGGGTTGCTTCTGCTGGAGGCTCTGA